The Bacillus sp. NEB1478 genome contains the following window.
TGGTAAAATTGCACTGATTGCAGGGGTTCCAACATTGCTTGTTCTCATGCAGCCCGATCTCGGCACAACTTTAGTATTTATGGCCATTACGATAAGCCTTTTACTTGTGTCTGGAATCAGATGGAGAATAATCTTTGTTCTTATTCTTTCCTTTATTTTGTTCATCTCAATCTTAGTTTGGATTTATTTTACGTTTCCGCACTTTTTTGTTGAACATATCCTTGATCAATATCAATTAAACCGTTTTTACGCTTGGCTCGATCCATACGGGCACAAAGATGCCGGTTACCATACGCGTAACGCCTTGCTTGCTATCGGAAGCGGTATGTTATTCGGAAAAGGATTCACAGAAGGAACTGTTTATTTACCAGAAGCTCAAACAGATTTTATCTTTTCAATCATTGGTGAAGAATGGGGATTTTTAGGAACAAGCATCATTATTTCACTTTTCTTCTTAATGATATATCGAATGATTAACACAGCACTGGAGAGCAATGAACCATTCGGAAGTTACCTCTGTGCAGGTGTTATCGGGATGTTAACGTTCCAAGTATTCCAGAACATAGGAATGAACATTCAAGTTATGCCGATTACAGGGATACCGCTTCCCTTTATCAGCTACGGAGGAAGCTCCATACTGGCTTATATGATTGCGTTCGGTCTCGTTCTAAATGTCCGGTCACGGACTGTTAAATACATGTTTGAATAACACCTGCCTTAGCAGGTGTTTTTCTTTTGCTATTGAGTTATCCTAATGAGGAATGAGGTGATTAAAATGAAATACGATATCATCGGAGA
Protein-coding sequences here:
- a CDS encoding FtsW/RodA/SpoVE family cell cycle protein, translated to MQNNHKSPWQQIDYNLVFILFLMVITSCIAIYSAQMMDQYGSNFVIKQLAWYFVGGIAIIGVMFLDFDQFRKLSWHLYGLGILLLIGIIIAPESIVPNINGAQAWYRFGPFALQPSELVKVALVISLANTITTHNEKYIIRTMHEDLLLLGKIALIAGVPTLLVLMQPDLGTTLVFMAITISLLLVSGIRWRIIFVLILSFILFISILVWIYFTFPHFFVEHILDQYQLNRFYAWLDPYGHKDAGYHTRNALLAIGSGMLFGKGFTEGTVYLPEAQTDFIFSIIGEEWGFLGTSIIISLFFLMIYRMINTALESNEPFGSYLCAGVIGMLTFQVFQNIGMNIQVMPITGIPLPFISYGGSSILAYMIAFGLVLNVRSRTVKYMFE